One segment of Nerophis lumbriciformis linkage group LG35, RoL_Nlum_v2.1, whole genome shotgun sequence DNA contains the following:
- the LOC133575379 gene encoding uncharacterized protein, protein MSEVKGHRQTHTTQINQQSVFIERLQTRLNGDMRTDSPDICEEHLLPEQHKWTSRMEKDKPQFPYIKEEEEEHQQLKVEEEEPHYPHIKGEEEEDEQKQPYIKEEKPHFSYIKEENEFHSSLTLQRKSFVHIKEEEEEHSISHEGEHFEGLEDVDVTKMPLTGVIVKIEDEVKGEDKREAEPPSSSSSQHMTTEADGDHCGGSQADKLFAPLSDSDDTTEHSSDSGDEDSKADKTGHTDNTHLTCSHCDTTFKSPSHLKIHMRIHTGEKPFSCSICGKDFTRRYQLKTHMRTHTGEKPFFCSECGKAFAHNSVLKTHMRKHTGEKPFSCSICGKDFTRRYHLKLHMTAHTGEKPFYCSECGKGFTLKSVLKGHMRIHTGEKPFSCSTCGKDFTERHHLKKHMRIHTGEKPFSCSECGRDFEKKNALKEHMKIHTGEKPFSCPICSKRFIRTGGLQIHMRTHTGEKPFTCLTCREGFVQSQSLIAHMRTHW, encoded by the exons ATGTCAGAAGTAAAG GGACACAGACAAACCCACACTACACAGATAAATCAACAAAGTGTCTTCATTGAGAGGCTACAGACCAGACTAAATGGAGACATGAGGACTGACTCCCCAG acatctgtgaagaacatcttctccctGAGCAGCACAAGTGGACCTCAAGAATGGAGAAGGATAAGCCCCAGTTCCCCTATatcaaagaggaagaggaggagcaccAACAACTAAAAGTGGAAGAGGAGGAGCCACATTACCCCCACATTAAAggggaagaggaggaggatgagcaAAAGCAACCCTACATCAAAGAGGAGAAGCCACATTTCTCTTACATTAAGGAAGAAAATGAGTTCCATTCCTCCCTCACATTACAGAGGAAGAGCTTtgttcacattaaagaggaagaggaggaacacagcatcagtcacgAGGGAGAGCATTTTGAAGGACTGGAGGatgttgatgtcaccaagatgccatTGACTGGTGTGATTGTGAAGATTgaagatgaggtcaaaggtgaggacaagagagaggcggagcctccaagcagcagctcaagtcaacacatgacaacagaagctgatggagaccactgtgggggatcacaagcagacaagctcttcgctccactatcagatagtgacgacaCAACGGAACACTCTTCCGATTCTggtgatgaagactctaaagcagataagacaggtcacactgacaacacacacttgacatgttctcactgtgacacaACATTCAAAAGCCCTAGTCatctgaaaatacacatgagaatacacactggtgaaaaacctttttcctgttcaatctgcggtaaagattttactcgaCGGTACCAattgaaaacacacatgagaacacacaccggagaaaaaccttttttctGCTCAGAGTGTGGTAAAGCTTTTGCGCATAATAGTGTgctgaaaacacacatgagaaaacacactggagaaaaacctttttcctgttcaatctgtggtaaagattttactcgaaGATACCATTTGAAACTACACATGACAGCACACACCGGGGAAAAACCTTTCTACTGTTCtgaatgtggtaaaggttttacacttaaAAGTGTGCTGAAgggacacatgagaatacacactggagaaaaacctttttcttgttcaacctgcggtaaagattttactgaAAGACACCATTTGAAAAAACACATGaggatacacactggagaaaaacctttttcctgctcagaatgcgggcgagattttgaaaaaaaaaatgcgctAAAAGAACACATgaaaatacacactggagaaaaacctttttcttgtccgATTTGTAGTAAACGTTTTATACGAACTGGTGGTTTgcaaatacacatgagaacacacactggagaaaaaccttttacctgtTTAACTTGTCGTGAAGGTTTTGTACAGAGTCAATCTTTGATagcgcacatgagaacacactggTGA